The following coding sequences are from one Helicoverpa armigera isolate CAAS_96S chromosome 2, ASM3070526v1, whole genome shotgun sequence window:
- the LOC110376964 gene encoding alpha-(1,3)-fucosyltransferase C, with translation MIKTKKLAFLCGFMLLVMYYSKFNSDVILLETIVETDRITTKAKKNTNMKYILQWTKSYAEPFVFMGKGQNGFVSRRCKFANCYVTSNRTYLNSLKDFDAVLFHGPELSTAENSVLLRLPTRRSRKQKYVFVSKESSRMYPLRYTVYNSFFNWTWTYRLDSDIYYGDIVIKNKRGDVIGPKEVMHWLRVEEMEPIKDELKEKLKNKKIAAAWFVSNCKTMSNRGYVAELLQKALLKYNMTVDIYGRCGNKYCPRTHMEQCLRMLENDYYFYLAFENTVVNDYVTEKLLHALQHYTVPIVYGGANYTRFMPGGSHLNVLNQTIEVLVKRMVDMINDKEQYYEYFKWRNHYSYHNGEESPATDYYCDFCKKLNDFNVMNRTSYIENFKGWWNTKLESN, from the exons ATGATTAAGACGAAAAAACTAGCatttttatgtggttttatGTTGTTAGTCATGTATTACTCTAAGTTTAAtagtgatgttattttattggaGACAATTGTTGAGACGGATAGAATAACGACAAAAGCAAAGAAAAACACCAACATGAAGTATATTCTACAATGGACGAAGTCCTACGCGGAGCCATTCGTTTTCATGGGAAAAGGACAAAACGGATTTGTAAGTCGACGATGCAAATTTGCTAACTGCTACGTAACTTCCAATAGGACCTATCTAAATAGCTTGAAAGATTTCGATGCTGTTTTATTTCATGGTCCTGAACTCAGTACTGCCGAGAACTCAGTACTCTTGCGTCTGCCGACTCGGAGGTCTCGTAAACAAAAGTATGTTTTTGTTAGTAAGGAATCATCTCGCATGTATCCATTACGCTATACGGTCTACAATAGCTTCTTTAACTGGACGTGGACATACAGATTGGATTCTGATATATATTACGGTGATATTGTTATCAAAAACAAGCGAGGTGATGTTATTGGACCTAAAGAAGTTATGCACTGGCTTAGGGTGGAGGAAATGGAACCTATCAAAGATGAACTTAAAGAGaagttgaaaaacaaaaaaattgctgccGCATGGTTTGTATCAAACTGTAAAACTATGAGTAATCGAGGTTATGTAGCAGAATTATTGCAGAAGGCATTACTTAAATACAATATGACCGTTGACATATACGGTCGTTGTGGAAATAAATATTGTCCTAGAACTCATATGGAGCAGTGCCTGCGAATGTTGGAGAAtgattactatttttatttggcTTTCGAGAATACCGTTGTGAATGATTATGTGACGGAGAAATTATTGCACGCGTTGCAGCACTACACTGTCCCAATAGTTTATGGGGGCGCGAACTACACAAG GTTCATGCCAGGGGGTTCTCACTTGAACGTTTTAAATCAAACTATAGAAGTTCTAGTCAAGAGAATGGTTGACATGATAAACGACAAAGAACAGTACTACGAGTATTTTAAATGGCGGAATCACTATTCTTATCATAATGGAGAAGAGTCCCCTGCTACTGATTACTACTGCGATTTTTGCAAAAAGCTCAATGATTTTAATGTAATGAACAGAACCAGCTATATTGAAAACTTTAAAGGATGGTGGAACACGAAGCTTGAAAGTAACTGA
- the LOC110376868 gene encoding alpha-(1,3)-fucosyltransferase C yields the protein MRMTIKSQGVAFGYGFAIFIIWYLSGFDWTPRTNKRLDAARGAIKIEDPFAETNLETNIKYILQWTRPTKEPFTFMKAGQDLFIERRCPVNNCYVTWNRTFLSNLTDYNAVLFYCHDVSRGFIRIPKKRSGHQKYVFVSPEPAAYYPVYHERYNGFFNMTWTYRLDSEVFYGYILVRDREGKKIGPKEIMHWPKTSEMLRINHKLKEKLNRKRIAAAWLVSNCHSLGGREGIALKIKNELKSKYNMTLEIFGACGHMLPDMFWQMLERDYYFYFSFENSISEDYVSEKLLNALQHYMVPIVYGGANYTRFMPDGMYLNARSLTVEELVKQMVYIINDKEKYYDFFRWHNHYTYHYAGDTPDTDYYCEFCRKINDDKFMSRVTVKNDFAKWWNGWNIGE from the exons ATGAGAATGACGATAAAATCTCAAGGAGTAGCATTTGGTTACGGCTTtgccatatttataatatggtaCCTATCAGGCTTTGACTGGACCCCAAGAACCAACAAGCGCTTGGATGCAGCCAGGGGTGCAATCAAAATCGAAGACCCTTTTGCAGAAACAAATTtggaaacaaatataaaatacattctGCAATGGACAAGGCCCACGAAGGAACCTTTTACTTTTATGAAGGCAGGTCAAGATCTGTTTATCGAACGACGATGCCCCGTGAACAACTGTTACGTCACATGGAACAGAACTTTTTTAAGCAACCTCACAGACTACAACGCAGtcttattttattgtcatgacGTATCTCGTGGGTTCATACGTATACCAAAAAAGAGATCGGGCcatcaaaaatatgttttcgtCAGTCCAGAACCGGCAGCGTATTACCCAGTATACCACGAAAGGTACAATGGTTTCTTCAACATGACTTGGACTTATAGGTTGGATTCTGAGGTATTTTATGGCTACATTCTTGTGAGGGATAGAGAGGGCAAGAAAATTGGTCCTAAAGAAATAATGCACTGGCCAAAAACATCAGAAATGCTACGTATTAATCATAAGCTCAAAGAAAAACTGAATCGCAAAAGGATCGCTGCTGCTTGGCTGGTGTCAAATTGTCATTCTCTCGGTGGAAGGGAAGGGATTGCACTAAAAATAAAGAACGAATTGAAATCGAAGTACAATATGACACTGGAAATATTTGGTGCATGTGGGCACATGCTGCCTGATATGTTTTGGCAAATGTTGGAGAGAGATTACTATTTTTACTTTTCGTTTGAGAACTCTATTAGCGAAGACTATGTCTCAGAAAAGTTGTTGAATGCGCTGCAACACTACATGGTGCCTATTGTCTATGGAGGAGCGAATTATACCAG GTTCATGCCCGATGGGATGTATTTGAACGCCCGATCTCTTACGGTGGAAGAGCTCGTGAAGCAAATGGTATACATTATCAACGACAAGGAGAAATACTACGATTTCTTCAGGTGGCACAATCATTATACTTATCACTACGCAGGCGATACACCCGACACTGATTATTACTGCGAATTCTGCAGAAAAATTAACGATGACAAGTTCATGAGTCGAGTAACTGTTAAGAACGACTTCGCGAAATGGTGGAACGGTTGGAATATTGGTGAATAA
- the LOC126056580 gene encoding uncharacterized protein LOC126056580, which produces MDRSPSHRGGLPHCSSPPAATPRSHAQDETIEVFSTPEIQSWMSSIEQCLNEVSITVSEGKMNSEQKLRVTSLCRKVGYGVSQMAVQYQSLKHKALQNYATLQTLKENQDLASSLTEIKQELQDTLIKHKPESTSFADMVKGTKSLIRPHATSSVAIYPSDHTKTSEETKNLVQKIVCPEEMKLKVRGLRKTRNGGVIISTETKDDMLKVKETVERSTSALTVDEPQKRKPRIIIIGVPTDMAEKEVFKSIYDQNIVDKLPTLTKDTFLTSIKLSHKSGKRDADSCNYIVEVPASIRKVLVNQNRLYINWTSCPVHDFTLVTRCFKCQQYGHASKTCKSATSTCGHCGGEGHATQECSSKEEPPKCATCKRYKKPYNHKTGDSECPARKAAEYRYINSVDYKGV; this is translated from the coding sequence ATGGATAGAAGCCCCTCCCACCGTGGCGGACTGCCACATTGCTCATCGCCACCAGCAGCAACACCCAGAAGTCATGCACAGGATGAAACAATTGAGGTTTTTTCTACTCCTGAAATTCAATCCTGGATGTCTAGTATTGAGCAGTGCCTGAATGAGGTTTCGATCACGGTTTCGGAAGGCAAGATGAATTCCGAACAAAAACTAAGAGTCACTAGCCTTTGTCGCAAAGTCGGATACGGAGTCTCTCAAATGGCTGTGCAATATCAGTCATTGAAACATAAAGCCCTTCAGAACTACGCCACCCTGCAAACGTTAAAGGAAAATCAAGACCTCGCTAGTAGTTTGACTGAGATCAAGCAGGAACTACAAGATACTCTCATCAAACATAAACCGGAAAGCACATCCTTCGCAGACATGGTGAAGGGTACAAAAAGCCTTATTAGGCCTCATGCAACCAGCTCTGTCGCTATATATCCTAGTGACCATACTAAGACCAGTGAAGAGACCAAAAATTTAGTCCAAAAAATTGTATGCCCTGAGGAAATGAAGCTAAAGGTACGTGGACTTCGGAAAACAAGAAACGGAGGTGTTATCATAAGCACAGAGACTAAGGATGACATGCTAAAAGTGAAAGAGACTGTCGAGCGTTCCACATCTGCACTTACTGTTGATGAACCTCAGAAGCGGAAGCCTCGCATTATAATTATTGGGGTGCCCACTGATATGGCAGagaaagaagttttcaaaagtatttatgaCCAAAATATCGTAGACAAACTTCCAACATTGACCAAGGATACCTTTTTGACCTCAATTAAACTAAGCCATAAGTCAGGAAAAAGGGATGCTGACAGCTGCAACTATATTGTTGAAGTACCAGCCAGCATCCGGAAAGTCCTAGTAAATCAGAACAGGCTTTACATAAACTGGACGTCGTGCCCGGTACATGATTTCACCCTTGTGACTCGGTGCTTCAAGTGTCAGCAGTATGGTCATGCATCCAAGACTTGCAAATCTGCTACCTCTACTTGTGGCCACTGTGGAGGAGAAGGACACGCGACTCAAGAGTGCTCTTCAAAGGAAGAACCGCCGAAATGTGCAACCTGTAAGCGCTATAAAAAACCCTACAATCACAAGACAGGAGATTCCGAATGCCCTGCTAGAAAAGCCGCTGAATATAGGTACATCAACTCCGTAGACTATAAAGGCGTCTGA